The Pirellulales bacterium sequence ATTTGGCCGGCCGCGAAGGGCAAGGCACGGTCACGGCCGACGAGGCGCCACGACTGGCGTCTGAAATTTGTCAGCGTCTGACTGGCCTTGCCGATCCCGCGACGGGCGAGATTGGCGTTCGCGTGGCGGTTCCGCGCGGTCAGGCGTATCACGGCGCTTACGTCGGCGAAGCGCCCGATGTGCTGCTCAAGTACGCCGGGGGCTATCGATCGTCATGGGCGACGGCGCTGGGGGGGCTTGGCGCCACCAGTTGGGAAGACAACACCCGGCTTTGGAGCGGAGATCACATTGTCGATCCCGAGCTTGTGCCCGGTGTGCTGTTCATGAATCGCCCCTTCGACACATCGGCCGCCAGCATGATCGACATGGCGCCGACGATTCTGGCCGCTCTGGGACCGGGCAAGACGGCGGCGATGGAAGGGCGGTCACTGCTGCTATGAAGTTGATCCTAGTCGTGTTCGAGGGGAAAACTGCCGCGGAGTTATTGCGCGACGAGCGGCCGGAAACGATCGACTATTTGATGTCGGTCGGCGCCTACGGCCGCGTGGCCTGGGATGCGCGCTGCGATGTCGAGTTGGCGGAACTCGAAGCGATGATCGACCGGCTGGCCGGAACCACGATCCGGCTGGCGCACGGCAGCGCAGCGGCCAGTGAGATCGACCAAACCCTTGGCTCGCTGCTCGAATCGCAGACGGATGAAGTCGCCCTACTGCTGCTGGCAATTCCCAAGGACGCGGCGGCAGTCGGCGACGATGCATATTTCATCCTGGCGGCCGCCAATTCTCCGCTTGCGGGAGAGTTGGAAAGCATTGCGTGGCAAGACTTGCCGCCGACACTTCTCGCACTTGGGGAGCATCCGATTCCCCCTTCGCTGGCGGGTCGGCCGTTGGCGGCCCCCCTTTCGGCCGAAGAGATGGCGGCGCAGGCCGATGAGCTAGCTCGCGAGCGGCTGCGCGGCCTGGGCTACATAGAATAGCCAGCGATGGGCCGTGATCCGCCGTGCGAACCGATTTCGCCGCGACTGCGCCGGTGGGTTCATTTTGGCCGCGATTGCCCTTAGACTTCGTCTACCAAGAATCGCCAGCGTTCGGTTGGCGCCTGCCAAAACTCGCCCCCAGAGGCACACATGCCGCGAACAGCTTATGCAATCTCCATGGTGTTAGTTTGCTTGTTGGCCGCGATTTGCCTGCCGGCCTGCGGCCGTGCGGACGAAATCGACACCAGTCCCTTGCCGCTCGATATCGTGGTGGCGTTTCCCGACCTTCAATGGGCTGGCTGGACTCCTGAGCCCGAGAGCGGCCTGCCGGTGGCGCTGCGGCCCATCTTGGTCACGCATGCGGGGGACGGCAGCAACCGCGTCTTTGTGCCGACACAACATGGCATCGTGCATGTGCTGGCCAGCCCCGATGCGCCGCGTGAGACAGGGGTGTTTTTGGACATCACCGATCGGGTGTCGTACGACGACAAGACGAACGAAGAAGGCTTTTTGGGACTGGCCTTTCATCCGCGCTATCAAGAGACGGGGGAGTTCTACGTCTACTACACCAACCGGCACGCGCCGCATCAAAACGTGGTGGCGCGCTATCGGGTAAGCAAAGACGATCCGAATCGCGCAGACCGCGACTCGGAGGAGATCTTGATGACCTTCGACAAGCCGTTCTGGAATCATGACGGCGGCACCATTTGCTTTGGACCCGACGGGCATTTGTATATCGCCATCGGCGATGGAGGCGCTGCCAACGATCCGTTTGGCAATGGGCAAAAGCTGTCCACGCCGCTCGGCAAGATCTTGCGAATCGACATTGACGGTCGCGACCCCGGATTG is a genomic window containing:
- a CDS encoding PQQ-dependent sugar dehydrogenase, encoding MPRTAYAISMVLVCLLAAICLPACGRADEIDTSPLPLDIVVAFPDLQWAGWTPEPESGLPVALRPILVTHAGDGSNRVFVPTQHGIVHVLASPDAPRETGVFLDITDRVSYDDKTNEEGFLGLAFHPRYQETGEFYVYYTNRHAPHQNVVARYRVSKDDPNRADRDSEEILMTFDKPFWNHDGGTICFGPDGHLYIAIGDGGAANDPFGNGQKLSTPLGKILRIDIDGRDPGLAYAIPKDNPFVDQKQARPEIWAYGLRNVWRMAFDPVTGLLWAADVGQDTWEEIDLITRGGNYGWNIREGMHPFPKAKGKARGKLIDPIWEYHHDVGKSITGGHVYRGKQIPELEGYYLYADYIAGRIWALKYDPATRRVVANRPIPWPPALPILSFGEDEQGETYFTTHTLTGEGVLRFAPSKRTANK